The following coding sequences lie in one Maylandia zebra isolate NMK-2024a linkage group LG14, Mzebra_GT3a, whole genome shotgun sequence genomic window:
- the LOC101475074 gene encoding claudin-17-like, whose product MQAKSEILALVLGALGLCGTIVTTCLPHWRVSAFIGANIIVMEELLEGLWMNCYRQANINIQCKVYDSLLILPPELQAARGLMCVSIVLAFISLLLTGFGIQKSSCCGDNLKSKNITYALGGILFLLSFLTTLIPVSWVAHTVISNFYNPTTLDAQKRELGLSLFIGWATSGVLLITGIIVLVRYSKRSAKEDQRYIEAYHMVKRNEQKADSVDFSRAKSSFHTNQEYV is encoded by the coding sequence ATGCAGGCAAAATCTGAGATTTTAGCACTGGTCCTGGGCGCCCTGGGCTTATGTGGGACAATAGTCACCACTTGTCTGCCCCATTGGAGGGTTTCTGCCTTCATCGGTGCCAACATCATCGTCATGGAGGAGCTCTTAGAGGGCTTGTGGATGAACTGCTACCGACAGGCTAACATCAACATCCAGTGCAAGGTGTATGACTCGCTGTTAATTCTCCCACCAGAGCTGCAGGCAGCGAGGGGGCTCATGTGTGTCTCCATAGTCCTGGCTTTCATCTCGTTGTTGCTCACAGGATTCGGGATCCAGAAGAGCAGCTGTTGTGGTGACAATTTAAAGAGTAAGAATATCACCTATGCATTAGGAGGGATTCTGTTTCTACTTTCCTTTTTGACCACACTCATCCCCGTAAGCTGGGTGGCCCATACTGTCATCAGTAACTTCTATAACCCGACAACGCTGGATGCTCAGAAGCGGGAGCTGGGATTGTCCCTCTTCATTGGCTGGGCCACTTCTGGTGTTTTGCTAATCACCGGGATCATTGTGCTGGTTAGGTACAGCAAACGCAGTGCAAAGGAAGATCAGCGCTACATTGAAGCATATCATATGGTGAAAAGGAATGAACAGAAGGCGGACAGTGTTGACTTTTCAAGAGCGAAATCTAGTTTTCATACAAATCAGGAATATGTGTAA
- the cldn8.2 gene encoding claudin-8 yields MATYTAYSGYSKPPQSYVGSYYDGKPALTNGEYGEYGDSVYEEKKKIEKRKQQNAICCEVVALIIGFIGLIGVAAVTGLPMWKVTAFIQENIIVMETRWEGLWMNCYRQANIRMQCKVYDSLLFLPPDLQAARGLMCSSVALTTFALIVSAVGMKCTKVVDHRARTKHIVLVAGGCLFLMGCLTTIIPVSWTAHVIIQDFYNPLLIDAQRRELGEALYIGWVTSALLFSAGVILLCRHAPRTQDPDERFQYNPTGSFYQPAYTNQPAYTYQPAYTYQPAYSAAPPGSVIYAPSQY; encoded by the coding sequence ATGGCCACTTACACTGCTTACAGTGGCTACAGCAAGCCACCTCAATCTTATGTTGGCAGTTACTACGATGGGAAGCCGGCGCTGACAAATGGAGAGTACGGAGAGTATGGGGACTCTGTAtatgaggaaaagaagaaaattgaAAAACGGAAGCAACAAAATGCTATCTGCTGTGAGGTAGTAGCTCTCATCATTGGCTTCATTGGACTAATTGGCGTTGCCGCTGTGACGGGCCTGCCGATGTGGAAGGTAACAGCCTTTATTCAGGAGAACATTATTGTCATGGAGACCCGCTGGGAGGGTTTGTGGATGAACTGCTACAGACAAGCCAACATCAGAATGCAATGTAAAGTGTACGATTCCCTGCTGTTTCTGCCTCCTGATCTCCAGGCTGCCAGGGGTCTGATGTGCAGCTCTGTGGCTCTGACCACCTTCGCCCTTATTGTTTCAGCAGTGGGGATGAAATGCACAAAAGTGGTGGACCACCGGGCTCGTACCAAGCATATTGTTCTTGTGGCTGGTGGCTGCCTGTTCCTCATGGGTTGCCTTACAACCATAATTCCCGTGTCCTGGACAGCCCATGTCATCATCCAAGATTTTTACAACCCTCTACTGATTGATGCCCAGCGTAGAGAGCTCGGGGAGGCCCTTTACATTGGCTGGGTGACTTCAGCGTTGCTTTTCAGTGCCGGAGTGATCCTGCTTTGCCGCCATGCTCCCCGCACCCAAGATCCAGATGAAAGGTTTCAATACAACCCCACAGGAAGCTTCTACCAACCCGCATACACCAACCAGCCAGCATACACCTACCAGCCAGCATATACCTACCAGCCTGCTTACTCTGCAGCCCCACCAGGATCTGTGATATACGCACCAAGTCAATACTAA
- the cldn8.1 gene encoding claudin-8, with product MANSALEIVGLLVSLIGLIGAAATTGMPMWRVTAFIGDNIIVFETLFEGLWMNCYQQASFRMQCKVYDSLLALTPDLQAARGLMCCSLALSGLGVLISLIGMQCTSCIQNNDRAKRLVLIIAGSMIILGCFCVLIPVSWTGHVIITNFYNPLLIDAQRRELGAALYIGWVTSAFLFAGGCIFICCNIQSDDKDSERYLYSKASDYSVYPQQPLQPLQPQQLMTLPQPRSQPMLSRYPSSVYSYQSRYPSVHSAHSGVAFL from the coding sequence ATGGCAAACTCAGCACTGGAGATTGTGGGTCTTTTAGTATCCCTAATCGGGCTGATCGGGGCAGCAGCAACTACAGGAATGCCTATGTGGCGCGTCACAGCCTTCATTGGAGACAATATCATCGTGTTTGAGACTCTGTTTGAGGGCTTGTGGATGAATTGCTACCAACAGGCAAGCTTCAGGATGCAGTGTAAAGTGTACGACTCTCTCCTGGCCCTGACTCCTGACCTGCAGGCGGCAAGGGGGCTTatgtgctgctctctggcactGAGTGGTCTTGGTGTGCTGATCAGTCTGATAGGCATGCAGTGCACATCATGCATCCAAAACAATGATCGAGCTAAGCGGCTGGTTCTCATCATTGCTGGTAGCATGATCATATTGGGTTGCTTCTGTGTCCTCATCCCCGTCTCCTGGACGGGTCACGTCATCATCACTAACTTCTACAACCCCTTGCTGATCGATGCCCAGCGGAGAGAGCTTGGAGCAGCTCTCTACATTGGCTGGGTAACTTCGGCTTTCTTGTTTGCTGGAGgatgcatttttatttgctgTAATATACAGTCGGATGACAAAGATTCAGAGCGATACCTATACTCCAAGGCCTCAGACTATTCGGTCTACCCTCAACAGCCACTACAGCCTCTACAGCCTCAACAACTGATGACGCTTCCCCAACCACGATCTCAGCCAATGCTATCAAGATACCCATCGTCTGTCTACAGTTACCAGTCCAGATATCCCTCTGTACACAGTGCACACAGTGGGGTCGCGTTTCTGTaa
- the LOC101463961 gene encoding claudin-8-like: MIQGASELAAICVGLVGLIGASATTGLPMWKVTAFIGENIIVMETRWEGLWMNCYRQANIRMQCKVYDSLLYLPPELQAARGLMCSAVALSAVGLLVALAGMRCVSCIRGNDWAKTIILMVAGVMQFMACICVFIPVSWTGHVIITDFYNPLLIDAQRRELGEALYIGWVTGAVLFASSLLFVCRRLPKGKSSFDMYHPPNLLSYKPTPNRPALMNYHPLSSLRSTGSVGQNAAMPLQTVIPVRTNNGTVLNPPVVYNLTPQENASLLYQGSMSHHPSVQSSNHSGNLYAPENSLYMSQNTTPYSLTYVPTTSYQSSFHPVPQTPIFITYKESRAQSVPYSEMRGGVYI, encoded by the coding sequence ATGATTCAAGGTGCTTCAGAGCTAGCTGCAATATGCGTGGGCTTGGTTGGCTTGATCGGTGCCTCGGCTACCACGGGGTTGCCCATGTGGAAGGTGACCGCGTTCATCGGAGAAAACATAATTGTGATGGAAACCCGCTGGGAAGGCCTATGGATGAACTGCTACAGACAAGCCAACATCAGAATGCAATGTAAGGTTTATGACTCCCTGCTGTATCTGCCCCCTGAATTACAGGCTGCCAGGGGTCTGATGTGCTCTGCTGTGGCCTTGTCAGCGGTGGGGCTTCTTGTGGCTCTGGCAGGAATGCGATGTGTGTCCTGTATTCGGGGTAATGATTGGGCTAAGACCATTATATTGATGGTTGCAGGGGTTATGCAGTTCATGGCGTGCATCTGTGTCTTTATCCCAGTGTCGTGGACAGGTCATGTTATCATTACAGATTTTTACAATCCTTTGCTGATTGATGCCCAGAGAAGAGAGCTAGGAGAGGCTCTTTACATTGGATGGGTGACAGGTGCTGTGCTTTTCGCCTCATCCCTGTTGTTTGTCTGCCGCCGTTTGCCCAAAGGCAAAAGCTCGTTTGATATGTATCACCCACCAAACTTACTTAGTTATAAGCCAACGCCCAATAGGCCAGCTCTGATGAATTATCATCCCCTGTCCAGCCTTCGATCGACTGGTTCCGTTGGACAAAACGCTGCAATGCCACTGCAAACTGTCATTCCAGTAAGGACAAATAATGGAACAGTATTAAACCCACCTGTTGTCTATAATCTGACTCCTCAGGAAAACGCATCACTGCTATATCAAGGCAGTATGTCTCATCACCCCTCAGTGCAGAGCTCTAACCACAGTGGAAACTTGTATGCTCCAGAGAACTCCTTATACATGAGTCAGAACACCACACCATATTCACTCACTTATGTTCCCACCACGTCCTACCAGTCCAGCTTCCATCCAGTTCCACAGACTCCTATTTTCATAACATATAAAGAATCAAGAGCTCAATCAGTGCCTTACAGTGAGATGAGAGGTGGTGTATACATATAA